A genomic window from Bdellovibrio sp. SKB1291214 includes:
- a CDS encoding winged helix-turn-helix domain-containing protein, whose amino-acid sequence MLSELSSNINLAKLNYQRGHYQDACDNSVRICTESEAIGDLQNWLYGIRFLIQASSELGKLDHFKKHFNKLLTYEKENPDSEIHGRILHNIGLWRMAQGENVLAKDYFVQALDECTSAQDLETVARLLQELAMVTMKANPIEALKYLDKALLLTQELKLEEIHTSCLVVKSHVFLDEKRADDALDAIWKAYEKAQQNSLHYLIVYILVQMAAVYEAQGKRNEAAIYRSLAMKGMDGELSARLRSVKAQLAKENQVSPEADLSIDSTNFKVKSGSKGEVDFKNQHILFDLLKLFAQNQGSRFTKSYLVEKIWGYAYDPAVHDNIIYVSIKRLRTLLEPDPNTPSYILRDRKGYYLPTNITVKLME is encoded by the coding sequence ATGTTGAGTGAGCTGAGTTCCAACATCAATCTAGCCAAATTGAACTATCAGCGGGGTCATTATCAAGATGCCTGTGATAATTCTGTGCGCATATGTACCGAATCCGAGGCGATTGGTGATTTGCAGAACTGGCTCTACGGCATTCGCTTTCTCATCCAAGCCAGTTCTGAACTTGGCAAACTGGACCATTTCAAAAAGCACTTCAATAAACTGCTAACATACGAAAAAGAAAATCCTGACTCGGAAATTCACGGTCGTATTTTGCACAACATTGGTTTGTGGAGAATGGCTCAAGGTGAAAACGTTTTGGCGAAAGACTATTTCGTTCAAGCTTTGGATGAATGCACATCAGCACAGGATTTAGAAACCGTTGCGCGCTTGTTGCAAGAGCTTGCCATGGTGACGATGAAAGCAAATCCGATCGAGGCCTTGAAGTACCTAGATAAAGCTTTGCTGCTAACCCAAGAGTTGAAACTCGAAGAAATTCACACAAGCTGCCTGGTCGTAAAAAGCCATGTTTTTCTAGATGAAAAACGTGCGGATGATGCTTTAGATGCTATTTGGAAAGCTTACGAAAAAGCTCAGCAAAATTCATTGCACTATTTGATCGTTTACATCTTGGTACAAATGGCAGCAGTCTATGAAGCCCAAGGCAAACGCAATGAAGCGGCTATCTATCGTTCACTAGCGATGAAGGGTATGGACGGAGAACTCTCTGCTCGTCTACGCTCGGTTAAAGCGCAGCTTGCGAAAGAAAATCAAGTGTCACCCGAGGCCGATCTCTCAATTGATTCGACAAACTTCAAAGTTAAATCAGGTTCAAAGGGTGAGGTAGATTTCAAAAACCAACACATCCTTTTTGATTTGTTAAAACTGTTTGCACAGAATCAAGGTTCGCGATTTACAAAATCTTACCTGGTGGAAAAAATTTGGGGTTATGCTTACGACCCCGCTGTTCATGACAATATCATTTATGTTTCAATCAAGCGTCTGCGCACTTTATTGGAACCAGATCCGAATACGCCATCTTATATCCTACGCGACCGCAAGGGGTATTACCTACCAACGAATATCACTGTGAAGTTAATGGAATAA